The DNA segment TTTTGAAGCCTTATGCGTCCACGATGAACCCCATATCGATGAAAACTAATGTCTGTTGCTGAAATCATCGCTCTTTTACACCTTCCATCCCCACTACTAATAGCGACATTACCCCCACCACTGTCGTCTTAAATCAACTTTTTCACGCTTCCACTAAGGGTCTGGTACTGAATCATACAGCCATGTATAATTAGACAGTAGGCTGCAGTTTCAGCAGTGAAATTGTTTTCAGATTCAAATTACAAACGAACGTCCACAGAGGTCTGTTTGAGAAACTCATTTTGTTTTAAGCAATCAATGACAGTAAGTGGAGCGTATTCTTTTAAATCACTTTTCTTCAACTTCGGTTCAGGCTGTTTACCGTAGTAGGCTGCCTGAAAGTTTGCATACATCTCATACAGTAGTGCAAACTGATTATGACCAAAGTCCAGATGCAAATTACCGTACGGATAGTACTGTGAATGGAGGAAGaccttgatattttttatattacagtAATCGAAGCGAATAGCATATCTGACTAGTTTATCATTTCTGTCTGCCTGGAAACTCAGTACAATGTACCGTGGTTTTTGCAACTGAGTTGACGTTTCCACAGTCCATTTATGCCTTGAGGTGGTGGGAAGCAGGGTGTATTCATACAATTCCCATGAGCGAAAACTCATGATTGtgagaaaatctttttcaataaggTTCAGCAACTCTACTTCTTCCTGATCTGACGCCATTAAATATGGTATCATCCACTCCACTTTATGAATTGTTTTTCATGGCACTAGTGAGACCGACATGCTTGGAACGATCAATATCAATACCATTGACTTCGTAGCGAATTTCATCAAACAGATAGCAGATGGCATTGCTCAATAGTGTTGTACCAGTAACAGCTTTAATTCCATTAGGCCTTGTTAAAATTCCATATACGTGCAGTGAACTCTTGCTGGGTAGTATACACAAATCGTGGTGCTGAATAGCAATTCGAATTTCATCGCTATTGTTGAATGTTGATAAGGCATAAGGATGATGTGCTTGAATCTCAT comes from the Belonocnema kinseyi isolate 2016_QV_RU_SX_M_011 chromosome 6, B_treatae_v1, whole genome shotgun sequence genome and includes:
- the LOC117175640 gene encoding uncharacterized protein LOC117175640, which encodes MASDQEEVELLNLIEKDFLTIMSFRSWELYEYTLLPTTSRHKWTVETSTQLQKPRYIVLSFQADRNDKLVRYAIRFDYCNIKNIKVFLHSQYYPYGNLHLDFGHNQFALLYEMYANFQAAYYGKQPEPKLKKSDLKEYAPLTVIDCLKQNEFLKQTSVDVRL